The proteins below come from a single Gammaproteobacteria bacterium genomic window:
- a CDS encoding amidohydrolase family protein — translation MSKPLKIDIHTHILPKEWPNLRDKYGYGEWIRLEHQNDTGCAHMMKNDTFFRTIEANCWDPGVRLAECDTADVDVQVLSTVPVMFSYWAKPADTHDLSRFLNDHIAETAATDPSRFVALGTVPMQDADLATRELERCIKDLGMPGIQIGSHVNGLNLDAPELFPVFEAAQDLGAALFVHPWDMLARERMPKYWLPWLVGMPAETTMAICSMIFGGVFERLPKLRVAFAHGGGAFPFTIGRIQHGFDVRPDLCAVDNAVSPRDYLGRFWLDSLVHDTAALKYMIELVGAERIALGSDYPFPLGEHHPGELIESLDLEPETRDLLLHGAALEWLDLPLSRFEARTEGEH, via the coding sequence ATGAGCAAGCCACTCAAGATCGACATACACACCCACATCCTGCCGAAGGAATGGCCCAACCTGCGCGACAAGTATGGCTACGGCGAGTGGATCCGGCTCGAGCACCAGAATGACACTGGCTGCGCCCACATGATGAAGAACGACACGTTCTTCAGGACCATCGAGGCCAATTGCTGGGATCCGGGCGTGCGTCTTGCCGAATGCGATACCGCAGATGTGGACGTGCAGGTACTGTCGACCGTACCGGTCATGTTCAGCTACTGGGCCAAGCCGGCCGACACCCATGACCTGTCGCGCTTCCTGAACGACCACATTGCCGAGACTGCTGCGACCGATCCGAGCCGCTTTGTTGCCCTGGGCACGGTGCCGATGCAGGATGCCGATCTTGCCACCCGGGAACTGGAGCGCTGCATCAAGGACCTGGGCATGCCCGGCATCCAGATCGGTTCGCACGTCAATGGCCTGAACCTCGATGCGCCGGAGCTGTTCCCGGTTTTCGAAGCGGCCCAGGACCTGGGCGCAGCGCTGTTCGTGCACCCCTGGGACATGCTGGCAAGGGAGCGCATGCCGAAGTACTGGCTGCCCTGGCTGGTCGGCATGCCGGCCGAGACCACCATGGCAATCTGTTCCATGATCTTCGGCGGCGTGTTCGAGCGCCTGCCGAAACTGCGAGTGGCCTTCGCGCACGGCGGCGGCGCTTTCCCCTTCACCATCGGCCGCATCCAGCATGGCTTCGACGTCCGGCCCGATCTTTGTGCGGTGGACAATGCTGTCAGCCCGCGTGACTACCTTGGCAGGTTCTGGCTGGACTCGCTGGTGCATGATACGGCTGCATTGAAATACATGATCGAACTGGTAGGCGCAGAGCGCATTGCCCTCGGCAGTGACTACCCGTTCCCGCTGGGCGAGCATCATCCGGGCGAGCTGATCGAGTCGCTGGATCTCGAGCCGGAAACCCGTGACCTGCTGCTGCATGGCGCCGCACTGGAATGGCTGGACCTGCCGCTTTCCCGTTTCGAGGCGCGTACTGAGGGAGAGCACTGA
- a CDS encoding GNAT family N-acetyltransferase — protein MEIRKDSPDRKPVRKLLQDYIAASRATHPAHAPYVLDIEALIEPGVTFWSASQGELVAGCIAMKELGNRQAEIKSLCVDPSFRGRGIGRMLVDTLIADARRLGLSELLLETGNMEFYEAARQLYASFDFEPCGPFADYADDPVSRFMRLDLSQNKMNNKATS, from the coding sequence ATGGAAATTCGCAAGGACAGCCCCGACAGGAAACCGGTAAGGAAGCTCCTCCAGGATTACATCGCTGCCAGCCGGGCAACACATCCGGCGCATGCGCCGTACGTACTCGACATCGAGGCCCTGATCGAGCCGGGCGTGACCTTCTGGTCGGCAAGCCAGGGAGAACTGGTCGCTGGCTGCATTGCCATGAAGGAACTGGGAAACCGGCAGGCGGAGATAAAATCCCTGTGCGTAGACCCGTCGTTTCGCGGCCGGGGAATCGGCAGGATGCTGGTAGACACGCTCATCGCCGATGCAAGGCGTCTGGGCCTGTCGGAACTGTTGCTCGAAACCGGCAACATGGAATTCTACGAAGCGGCGCGCCAGCTCTACGCCAGTTTCGATTTCGAGCCCTGTGGGCCCTTTGCCGATTACGCCGACGACCCGGTGAGCCGCTTCATGCGCCTGGACCTGAGCCAGAACAAGATGAACAACAAGGCCACCTCATGA
- a CDS encoding 3-hydroxyanthranilate 3,4-dioxygenase: MNAMNVLNFQNWIDDNRHLLKPPVGNKVVYPDGDFIVMVVGGPNTRSDYHWEEGPEFFYQLEGEMVLKTMQDGKPVDYPIKAGEIFLLPPKVPHSPQRMENSVGLVIERKRTEGEKDGLMWFCDKCHNLLYEEYFPLKDIEKDFHAVFENYFGDEAKRTCDKCGEVMPDLRKK; the protein is encoded by the coding sequence ATGAATGCCATGAACGTGCTGAATTTCCAGAATTGGATCGATGACAACCGTCACCTGCTGAAGCCGCCGGTCGGCAACAAGGTCGTGTACCCGGACGGCGACTTCATCGTCATGGTGGTCGGCGGCCCGAATACGCGCTCGGACTACCACTGGGAAGAAGGCCCGGAGTTCTTCTACCAGCTCGAAGGCGAGATGGTGTTGAAGACCATGCAGGACGGCAAGCCGGTGGACTACCCCATCAAGGCGGGCGAAATCTTCCTGCTGCCGCCGAAGGTGCCGCATTCCCCGCAGCGCATGGAAAACTCGGTCGGCCTGGTGATCGAGCGCAAGCGCACCGAGGGCGAGAAAGACGGCCTGATGTGGTTCTGCGACAAGTGCCACAATCTCCTCTACGAGGAGTACTTCCCCCTGAAGGACATCGAAAAGGACTTCCACGCCGTGTTCGAGAATTATTTCGGTGATGAAGCGAAGCGCACTTGTGACAAATGCGGCGAAGTCATGCCGGACCTGAGAAAGAAGTGA
- a CDS encoding Rid family hydrolase, producing the protein MSSQKFDSDKAPEPVGLYPHARQVGNLLFLSGVGPRQRGSKDIPGVTLDADGNITAYDIEQQCHSVFQNVGHILEASGSSWDKLVDVTVFLTNMKDDFKTYNRIYAEYFKDNQPCRTTVEISSLPTPIAIELKCIAVVE; encoded by the coding sequence ATGAGCAGTCAGAAATTCGATTCGGACAAGGCACCGGAACCGGTCGGCCTCTACCCGCACGCCCGCCAGGTCGGGAACCTCTTGTTCCTGTCCGGCGTCGGTCCGCGCCAGCGCGGCTCGAAGGACATTCCCGGTGTGACACTGGATGCCGATGGCAACATCACCGCCTACGACATCGAGCAGCAATGTCACTCGGTGTTCCAGAATGTCGGCCACATCCTCGAAGCCTCGGGCTCGAGCTGGGACAAGCTGGTGGATGTGACGGTCTTCCTGACCAACATGAAAGACGACTTCAAGACTTACAACCGCATCTATGCCGAGTACTTCAAGGACAACCAGCCTTGCCGTACCACGGTGGAAATCTCCAGCCTGCCGACGCCGATCGCGATCGAGCTGAAGTGCATCGCGGTCGTGGAATGA
- a CDS encoding Bax inhibitor-1/YccA family protein: MRSGNPVLNDKTFSQPSTLGGYDSASGERMTLTGTVNKCFIMFAILLLTASYTWNGFYEAMANPNSDAMASVMPLMLIGIIGGLVVALVTVFKATWSPYTAPLYAALEGLALGGISAMFEMQFPGIVIQAVGLTLLTLFSLLAAYRSGLIKATENFKLGIVAATGGIFLLYMVNFVMGFFGASIGFIHDSGPIGIGFSLVVVTIAALNLVLDFDFIEHGAEVGAPKYMEWYGAFGLTVTLVWLYLEILRLLSKLRR, translated from the coding sequence CGATCAGGCAACCCGGTACTGAATGACAAGACCTTTTCCCAGCCGAGCACGCTGGGCGGCTATGACAGTGCAAGCGGAGAGCGCATGACGCTGACCGGCACGGTGAACAAGTGCTTCATCATGTTCGCCATCCTGCTGCTCACGGCCAGCTACACCTGGAACGGCTTCTACGAAGCCATGGCCAATCCGAACAGCGATGCCATGGCCTCCGTCATGCCGCTGATGTTGATCGGCATCATTGGCGGACTGGTCGTTGCACTCGTTACCGTGTTCAAGGCGACCTGGTCGCCCTACACCGCCCCGCTGTACGCCGCGCTGGAAGGCCTGGCGCTTGGCGGCATCTCCGCCATGTTCGAGATGCAGTTCCCCGGCATTGTCATCCAGGCGGTCGGCCTGACGCTGCTGACGCTGTTCTCGCTGCTGGCCGCCTACCGCTCCGGGCTGATCAAGGCGACCGAGAACTTCAAGCTGGGCATTGTTGCCGCAACCGGCGGCATCTTCCTGTTGTACATGGTCAACTTCGTCATGGGTTTTTTCGGTGCGAGCATCGGTTTCATCCATGATTCCGGCCCGATCGGCATCGGCTTCAGCCTGGTCGTGGTCACGATCGCCGCGCTGAACCTGGTGCTGGATTTCGACTTCATCGAGCATGGCGCCGAGGTCGGCGCACCGAAATACATGGAATGGTATGGCGCCTTCGGCCTGACCGTGACGCTGGTCTGGCTGTACCTGGAAATCCTGCGCCTGTTGTCCAAGCTGCGTCGTTGA